In Streptomyces sp. 840.1, one DNA window encodes the following:
- a CDS encoding DUF1059 domain-containing protein — translation MTRKIADCRKYPSESNCSLTISGEEDEVVRAATEHAVSVHEHADGPELREQVRAMLEDERATV, via the coding sequence ATGACCAGGAAGATCGCTGACTGTCGCAAGTATCCGAGCGAGTCGAACTGCTCGCTGACCATCTCCGGCGAGGAGGACGAAGTCGTGCGCGCGGCGACCGAGCACGCCGTCTCCGTCCATGAGCACGCCGACGGCCCCGAACTGCGTGAGCAGGTCCGGGCCATGCTGGAGGACGAGCGGGCCACCGTCTGA